From the genome of Halorussus sp. MSC15.2, one region includes:
- a CDS encoding ABC transporter permease, with amino-acid sequence MSQLRACYHVARTSFYSRLAGYRLLVVVVVGAYFALSKTATVGFARDLAVDNAALVGSHTAVVAAITILLLGFFVVRDAIAMDRYNGPGELIAATPIRNLTYVFGKWLGNVSVLTVASFMMAVIAIVRFQLQGVGPFNLWKLLSPFVLLTIPAVMLVSALALLFETVERLRGGWASVAYFLMVILILVSGVVDPMGIRPVVSSIQSVPESQTLDGQKVWHGLSLTGEVALRRLLYAAAALGIVVVSAVRFDRFDGSDHSGTDANADSDMSGDATSPDRTPVGTSLSPVETNVGSTPCRFFAPKDGLRSGASVGGGTLAVGSSGSRPFSFRFRLSAMQLCHYSGFGRSSSGRRWVFESVAIGRPH; translated from the coding sequence ATGAGCCAGCTTCGGGCCTGCTATCACGTCGCTCGGACCAGTTTCTACAGTCGCCTGGCAGGGTATCGACTCTTGGTTGTCGTGGTGGTTGGAGCGTACTTCGCACTCTCCAAGACTGCGACAGTCGGATTTGCGCGGGATTTAGCTGTTGACAACGCCGCGCTCGTCGGGTCTCACACCGCGGTCGTCGCAGCGATAACCATCCTCCTACTTGGCTTCTTTGTCGTCAGGGACGCGATAGCGATGGACCGCTACAATGGTCCTGGTGAGTTAATCGCCGCGACGCCGATTCGGAATCTTACCTACGTCTTTGGTAAGTGGCTCGGGAACGTTTCGGTTCTTACCGTCGCTTCGTTCATGATGGCGGTTATCGCCATTGTCCGATTTCAACTGCAGGGTGTCGGTCCCTTCAACCTCTGGAAACTCCTCTCGCCGTTCGTACTGTTAACCATTCCGGCGGTGATGCTGGTCTCGGCACTCGCGCTCCTGTTCGAAACCGTCGAGAGACTTCGCGGTGGGTGGGCTAGTGTGGCCTACTTCCTCATGGTCATCCTTATTCTCGTCTCGGGCGTCGTGGACCCGATGGGAATCAGACCCGTTGTGTCCAGCATTCAGTCGGTGCCCGAGAGCCAGACATTAGACGGGCAGAAAGTGTGGCACGGACTCTCGCTGACTGGCGAGGTCGCACTCCGGCGGCTTCTGTACGCCGCGGCCGCGCTTGGTATCGTCGTCGTCAGCGCTGTCCGTTTCGACCGCTTCGACGGGAGCGACCACAGCGGTACTGACGCAAACGCCGACTCCGATATGAGTGGCGACGCGACTTCACCTGACCGGACCCCAGTCGGGACGTCGCTCTCTCCGGTAGAGACCAACGTCGGGTCGACCCCGTGCCGATTCTTCGCGCCGAAGGACGGCTTGCGTTCCGGAGCCAGCGTCGGTGGTGGTACGTTGGCGGTGGGCTCCTCTGGCTCGCGTCCGTTCTCGTTCCGCTTTCGACTGTCCGCGATGCAGTTGTGCCACTACTCTGGATTTGGCCGCTCCTCGTCTGGTCGGAGATGGGTATTCGAGAGCGTCGCTATCGGACGACCGCATTAG
- a CDS encoding helix-turn-helix domain-containing protein yields the protein MTNIQVRAGGISVQMTDGNKPWRDEQRLRTLYVEKRLSTREIGERLDCSRKTVEKWIREYELKTEAKPWQDEATLSRLRNEEYLSQAEIAERFDCSQTVISYWLREFDLESGKLTKPEPWRDEEVLRRLYVEQQLTMAEVADTLQCSREAVEEWIHRHGIGTRSRNPDVPEELTDRDTLQKLYIEAGMSTYQIGEKLDCAPSTVFDWLREHGIETRSVGSQPGELHHRWRGGGDPYYGENWHEQRRTALRRDGFECQKCGISEEEHRESHHVGLDVHHIVPLRDFSTPEGANRLENLVTLCRNCHNKVEAEQPDTVKELL from the coding sequence ATGACTAACATACAAGTGAGGGCCGGAGGGATATCTGTCCAAATGACGGACGGAAATAAACCGTGGAGAGACGAACAACGACTGCGTACGCTCTACGTGGAGAAACGACTTTCCACGAGAGAAATCGGGGAGCGTCTCGACTGCAGTCGTAAGACAGTCGAGAAGTGGATTCGTGAGTACGAATTAAAGACCGAGGCAAAACCGTGGCAAGATGAGGCGACGCTCTCTCGATTGAGGAACGAGGAGTATCTCAGCCAAGCGGAAATCGCCGAACGATTCGACTGTAGCCAAACGGTAATCTCGTACTGGTTACGCGAGTTCGATTTAGAGTCTGGAAAACTTACGAAGCCCGAACCGTGGAGAGACGAAGAGGTTCTGCGGCGATTGTACGTGGAGCAACAACTGACGATGGCGGAAGTTGCCGACACCCTGCAATGTAGCAGAGAGGCAGTCGAAGAGTGGATTCACCGCCACGGAATAGGGACTCGGTCGAGAAATCCCGACGTACCGGAAGAACTTACTGACCGTGATACTCTCCAAAAACTCTATATCGAGGCCGGAATGAGTACGTATCAAATCGGCGAAAAACTCGACTGCGCCCCCTCGACGGTCTTCGATTGGCTCCGAGAACACGGAATCGAAACGCGGTCTGTCGGCTCACAACCCGGCGAACTCCATCACCGCTGGAGGGGTGGCGGAGACCCATACTACGGTGAGAACTGGCACGAACAGCGTCGAACGGCCCTTCGACGCGACGGTTTCGAGTGTCAAAAGTGCGGTATCAGCGAAGAAGAGCACCGGGAATCGCATCACGTGGGTCTCGATGTACATCACATTGTACCACTGCGTGATTTTTCGACACCGGAGGGCGCGAACCGTTTGGAAAATCTCGTTACCCTCTGTCGTAACTGTCACAATAAAGTCGAAGCTGAGCAACCGGATACAGTAAAAGAGCTACTATGA
- a CDS encoding ATP-binding protein, whose protein sequence is MTDEETIEVGKHGENSVDLPVIDLLTGRGFVTGKSGSGKSNTMSVVAENLLDRGYGLMIVDVDGEYYGLKEEYELLHAGADEECDIQVEPQHAEKLASLALEENVPIILDVSGYLNEDDGKELLKAVAQQLFAKEKKLKKPFLMVVEEVHEYIPEGGGMDECGRMLIKIGKRGRKHGLGIAGISQRPADVKKDFITQCDWLVWHRLTWNNDTNVVGRILGNDYADAIEDMGDGEAFMTTDWSEETRRVKFHRKQTFDAGATPGLDDFERPDLKSVSDDLVSDLREISEEESRREDRIEELQQELREKENHIEDLERQLEEAREMEEVADKFAKAMLDTSRNQRANPYVDTGGANSGGRVVGGGQRVQQADLGGFEQAEAKDAESETDDDATEADAPDAEDREPLEAIRAELDALDPVERGMLAYYLGEGPASPVEAHVVAGGAEDRELAYNHNRTLRQRGFVQHAGHGEYVAALPSLLAALTDGEMDDDTRSEALAEVAQELPDVEAGESA, encoded by the coding sequence ATGACTGACGAGGAAACTATCGAAGTCGGGAAACACGGCGAAAACTCAGTCGACCTCCCTGTCATCGACTTGCTTACCGGACGCGGTTTCGTCACCGGCAAGTCGGGGTCCGGGAAGTCGAATACGATGTCGGTCGTCGCGGAGAATCTGTTGGACCGTGGGTACGGGCTGATGATTGTGGACGTAGATGGTGAATATTACGGCCTGAAGGAGGAGTACGAACTGCTCCACGCGGGGGCCGACGAGGAGTGCGACATTCAGGTCGAACCCCAGCACGCCGAGAAACTCGCGTCGCTGGCGCTGGAGGAGAACGTCCCCATCATCCTCGACGTGTCGGGCTACCTGAACGAGGACGACGGCAAAGAACTGCTGAAGGCGGTCGCCCAGCAGTTGTTCGCCAAGGAGAAGAAGCTCAAGAAGCCGTTCCTGATGGTGGTCGAGGAGGTCCACGAATACATCCCCGAGGGCGGCGGGATGGACGAGTGCGGCCGAATGCTCATCAAGATAGGCAAGCGCGGGCGCAAGCACGGACTCGGTATCGCGGGCATCAGCCAGCGCCCGGCCGACGTGAAGAAAGACTTCATCACCCAGTGCGACTGGCTGGTGTGGCACCGGCTCACGTGGAACAACGACACCAACGTCGTCGGGCGCATCCTCGGCAACGACTACGCCGACGCCATCGAGGACATGGGCGACGGCGAGGCGTTCATGACGACCGACTGGTCCGAGGAGACCCGCCGGGTCAAGTTCCACCGCAAGCAGACGTTCGACGCCGGGGCCACGCCCGGTCTCGACGACTTCGAGCGCCCCGACCTCAAGTCGGTCAGCGACGACCTCGTGAGCGACCTCCGGGAGATAAGCGAGGAGGAGTCCCGCAGGGAGGACCGCATCGAGGAACTCCAGCAGGAACTCCGCGAGAAGGAGAACCACATCGAGGACCTCGAACGCCAACTGGAGGAGGCCCGCGAGATGGAGGAGGTCGCCGACAAGTTCGCCAAGGCGATGCTCGACACCTCCCGGAACCAGCGCGCTAACCCCTACGTCGATACCGGCGGGGCGAACTCGGGCGGGCGAGTCGTCGGTGGGGGCCAGCGAGTCCAGCAGGCCGACCTCGGCGGCTTCGAACAGGCCGAGGCGAAGGACGCCGAGAGCGAGACGGACGACGACGCGACCGAGGCGGACGCCCCCGACGCCGAGGACCGCGAACCGCTCGAAGCGATTCGAGCGGAACTCGACGCGCTCGACCCCGTCGAGCGCGGGATGCTGGCCTACTATCTCGGCGAGGGACCGGCGAGTCCGGTCGAGGCCCACGTCGTTGCGGGCGGGGCGGAGGACCGCGAACTCGCCTACAACCACAACCGGACGCTCCGCCAGCGCGGGTTCGTCCAGCACGCCGGGCACGGCGAGTACGTCGCCGCGTTACCGAGTCTGCTCGCGGCGCTGACAGACGGCGAGATGGACGACGACACCCGGAGCGAGGCGCTGGCGGAGGTCGCCCAGGAACTCCCCGACGTGGAAGCGGGAGAGTCGGCGTAG
- a CDS encoding CBS domain-containing protein: protein MLVRELMTESVVTVESGSSVQQAATQMLRHSVGSVIVTHAGTPAGIVTKSDILYAGVATGRPYDRIPLDSVVSHPVVTIRPDDTVVRAVAVMKENATKHLPVTVDDELRGIVTTTDIATHHRDLFDDVRRIQSGGRELSDAEGRPLDGDDERVGHAPGEF from the coding sequence ATGTTAGTCAGAGAACTGATGACTGAATCTGTCGTAACGGTCGAGAGTGGTTCTTCGGTCCAGCAGGCGGCGACCCAGATGCTCAGGCACAGCGTCGGTAGCGTAATCGTGACTCACGCGGGGACGCCCGCGGGCATCGTCACGAAGTCCGACATTCTGTACGCGGGGGTCGCGACCGGACGGCCGTACGACCGAATTCCGCTCGACTCGGTCGTGAGCCATCCCGTGGTGACGATTCGGCCCGACGACACCGTCGTCCGGGCGGTCGCGGTGATGAAGGAAAACGCGACGAAGCACCTCCCCGTGACGGTTGACGACGAACTGAGGGGCATCGTGACGACCACCGACATCGCCACGCACCACCGAGACCTGTTCGACGACGTTCGGCGGATTCAGTCGGGCGGCCGGGAGTTGTCGGACGCGGAGGGTCGGCCTCTCGACGGAGACGACGAGCGGGTGGGCCACGCGCCGGGAGAGTTTTAG